In the Acidobacteriota bacterium genome, CGGAGATGAAATCGGCATTGTTGACTGCCGTTGCGACACCCCAGAATACGGAGAAATCCCCGGTCCAGGACAGGTTTCTGCAGGAATGCAGAGGGCCCCACGGGCCGGGATACGGCGTCTCATTGAGAACGGCCTTCACTACCCTCTCGGCGATCTTTCTCTCGTTGGATGTACCGGCATTCTCGAAAAGGGATGCTGTTACTCTGACAGTTCCCATACCGTATCTGATCCTGTTCGCCCCGATCGTGATGATGGGCGGTTCATAGATGTCGATCTGGGTGATCCTTGCTCTGTAATGGGACTTTGGAAAATCCGGAAGGATGACGTCATTTACGCTCTGGAGAAATGCCCTGACGCTGGAGCTGGAGCTTGATTCGGATATCCTCATGTCGGGTCCGTCTTCCGTCCCTGAAAGCGCATCCTCGAGAATGCCGCGATAAGGCTTGTCGAAGATATCATTCGTGGTTTGCTTGTAATAGGGCTTCCCTGACGTGCCATCGGCAAGAACTCTTGCCGTCGAAGGGTTGTTGTCATGGTCTATCATCCTGAGACTCCGATCGACCTGGGATGATGCAGGAACGAGGTAGCTGTATGGAGAATCTGGCCTGTCGAACCAGTTCTTGACAAGCTTGACACCAGCCTCGGCAACGTAATGCGTGATGGAATAGTTCCTCTCGTTGACCGAGATCTTATTTTCAGTGTCCGCCATCAAGAGGAAAGAGATTCCAAGCAGCGTCATGATGACCATGACCAGAAGCGATATAACAAGAGCAGAGCCTTTCTGACCTTTCACCATTTTCATCAATCTTTCTTTCATTGGTCAAACTCCATGATTGATTTTCTGTAAATAAAATGACATTGAGCTATTCTTATTCAGGTATTGGTTCGATCCTCAAATCACATTCTCCTTGGGAAGGTTCACCATGATATCGGAACGTATAGACGACTTCCACGATGTCTTTCAACTGTCCAACGATGAGAGGCTTATCGAAGAGGAGCCCCATCTTCTGAGGATTCAGAGCCGTGTACTCGGCACCGAGTGGGAGAGGAGGCCTCGGGTCGTTGTTGAATGATACGCTGGCTGGCAAGGTGTCACCGCTTGAACTATAAACTACGTTGGGCTGCTGATCGAAAGATAGGCCTTCCACCCATGGATAGTATATCTTCTGAAGCTTCTTTCCCTTCTGCGTTCTATCCTCAGCCAGCCTGACCACGAGTTTGAATATCTCAAGGTCCTTTCCACTTGAATTGGCGATCTTCCACCAAATGCTGTTGTATTTGCTCGCCCCCTTAGTCGGGTTGTAGACAGGATCGCTTGCCGTGATCTCACAGGGAACGGTCGGAACGACATTGTAGGTTACCGTCTTTGTCTTTATGCAGCCGCTGGAATTTTCCACAGTGGCCGTCACATAATAATTGCCTGGAATAGTAACCGTCCAGGAGAAGGTGTATGGCGGAGAACCCGGTCTATCCTCATTGTAAACCGTTTGATTGTTCTGGTCGACGATCTGAAGATTGCAGGAGGTATAGGTGTCGGTTCCGGATACGGAGACGGTGATGGTATAAGTCCCCGTGGCCATCTCGCTTCCATCCGGAGGATCGATGCTGATCTCTCCATCAAACGGACATGACGATAGAGCGGGGTCTGACAGGTCGCTCTCATTGGGACAATCGTCAAGAGCGCTGACCCTGTAATATATCTCCCAGTCTTCAGACTGCCCTTCGGCCCCTGTATCGATATATTCAGAGGTACTCGAATTTCCGATATAAGTATATTCCGCCATCCATGGGTTGCTTCCCGTCGGTATCCTGGCCTTCCAGATTTTGTAATTGTCGATGAAGATCGTGTTTGGAGGAGTGGCGGTATCCTGAGTGACGGGAGTCCAGGTGATCCTGATGCGATCGGGACCTATCCTGTTAGCATTCACGTTGGTCGGTTTCGCCGGTTGGATGGCGGACGATGCTTTTCCCTGAATGGCAGCAGCCCACGGTGCACTTTCATTCCCACACTTATCCACCGCCGTGATGTTGTAATAATAGTTACGGCAATTGACAACGTTCCAATCAGTATATTGCGGGCTGGCTGAAGCCAGGACGGTATTTTCATCGGCCAGCAGGTAGGATGGTCCGGGAGTGTAAGAGGAGGAAGTGCTTCTGTATATCCTGTAGCCTTTGAGATCTCTTATAGTCGGGGAGCCTGGATCACAGGCAAGGGGGTCGGCATTCTGCGAGACAGCATTCCAGCTGAGCTGGATCCTCCCTACAAGGCCTTCGGATGGATCATGCCCGGTGATGGTGGCAGAGCCAGAATCTACCGCCGCCGGAACAGTCCTAGTTGGACTGACGTCGTCTTTTACAACTGCGGAGATTGCCGAACTGTACTGGCTCCTGTTGCCAGAAGCATCCACCGCCGCGACGGCAAAGTAGTAGAGCGTGCCTGTCATGAGATTGGATATGAAGATATAGGTATTTCTCGTTTCCCGAACATCATCCATGGAGCCAGGGGAAGTCCCGAATTTCACCATGTAATGATCGACGATCTCGTTGGGATCGTTGGCGTTCCACTTCACGATCATCCCTTCGCAGTGACCCTGACAGAGAGCGACTCCGGTTGGTGTGCTCGGAGCGGTTAGATCGATGTCGGGAATCCCTTTCATGCCGAGATTTCTTGGAATGATGTCTGAGGTCAGGTTGAATTTTCTGTACTGTCTGGTCTTCGGATCAGAATCGGCTGGGTCCACCCACTTTGGATCAGGATGCTGGGTCATGCCGACGAGATCCACCTCAATCCTTCTTATAGTGGACCGTGTATCCTTTGCCGATTCCGATCCTCCAGGTGCCGTCATTAGAGCACCATTCTGGTCATAGTATTTGAATGTCATTGATTTGATATTGTCTGCAACGGGCTGCCTGACTATGAAGGAGGATGTTCCATATGTAGCATAATCGTTATTAAGAGTGATCTTGTATAAGACGTATGGGGGGGCATCCTGCATCAGGGCCACATGATCGATTGTGACTTCCTCGACCGTTCCATCCCGTGTCGAATCGGCTACATCGGCGTAGATTTTAATGGAACTCCCTCCCGTCCAGCCTTCCTTGCCAAGAGCATACGTGACGATCTCATCGTTCCCCGTGGTGATGGTGCTGAAGGTCACGGCCAGGGAGCTCTCGGGGGTACTATTCAACGAGGGATCCTCATGATCGTAATCTCCCCTGACAGTGATGGTGGTGTCCCAGGCTCCTTCGATCTGTTCATCGGGGAGGACCGGGCTCCCCATGGGATTCGTGTTGTATCCTGCAAGACGGAGGTCCGTACAGAGTTCATCAAAAGCAACCCTTGTGCTCTGTTGCTGATCCGCCGCCATTTCTCCCTTCTTGAAGGATTCGCGAGAGAGATTGTAGATCACAAAGGCTACGGCTGCTGCTATGACGAAGATGGTAGTGGCGACAAGGATCTCTGTGAGGGTCAATCCCTTTTCACCCCTTATCACCATTCTTAATCTGCTCAGTATCTTTTTCATGGAAAATCACTCCTCAAAGTTAAAATCTCATGGTGGCCAGTTCCAGTTCTCGATGCCGCAGGTTCTCGTTCCATTCCACGAGAACGGTTATTCTTATTCCTCGCGCCGATGAGAAAGTGGGCGGTGAAGCCGTCCCACCGATGGGCTCGAGCGTGATCGTTGCCATTCCATCGTTGAGTTTTGACTCTATTCCTGCTTGCCAGTGCTGCGCATAGCTGTTGGTCTCCGTATCGGCAATGCAGGATGTTGCAGATTCGGAACAGCCAAATTCAGTATAGAGTTGATGGTAGCTGAGATTGTCGAGCTCTTCGAGGATGTCCTGCGCGATGGAGAGAGCTTCGGTCATCTCGCGACCGCTCTTGACAAACCTTGCCCCGTAAGTGAAGAGTCCTGCGATGGAAACCAGAACTCCCGCCAGAAGGGCTAGAGCGATCATGACCTCAATAAGATTGAAACCTCTGTGGTCGCTTAATAGTTTCATCGTGCCCTCCATCAGGATGTGATCTGTTCAAGCTGCACGGTAATCTTGCCTATGGCATTAACGGTGACAGTGTATCTGTTGATCAGGTCGCCGGCGATCCTGTTCTCGAGGACGACGGTCTTTTCCCCTCCTGAAACTCCGCCGTTAGATGTGAAAACGATCGGGTTGGAGGTCGTGGAAACCAGCCTGACGCCAACCGGCATCTCAATCTTCACCTGCGTTCCATTGGCATCATCGTACGTGTAGTAATTGAGCGGGTCGATCTGAATGTTGAAATCTCTCGTGGTCCTGTTCGTGACCGCTATGTATCTTGCCGCTCTTAGATCAACAGTCAACTGATCGGCGGCGGACCTAATTCTGGCCCGCTTTATCCACTCTCCCATGGCTGGGAAGCCGACGAGAACGATGATACCGAGAATCGCGAGGACTGCCAGCATCTCCGTCAGGGTAACGCCTTTTGAATCCTTTAATCTTGCCATTTTTTCCCCTCTCAAAACATGGCCTAATCAAGCATCATTTATGCCATGGACATTATATATTGCAACCTAATTATCTTATTTATTTATAACAACTTGTAAAAGTAGTCGCGTTTGCATATTGTCAGTGACATGATTATGACAAATTTTTCAGCAAGCTCCGTTACAAAAAGTATCTGATTCTCTCCCGTTTTGCCTTCGAAGGATCCTCTTCATAGACTTTCCTCTATAAAGATCCCTTTCAGGAGGCTCTCAGCTCAAGAAATGGGAAAGTTATTTTAAAGATAAGACCGATCCCTTTCCGATTCTCTACTTCGATAATCCCGTCGTGGCTCACTATGATCTTCTGAGCTATTGCCAGACCGAGTCCTGTGCCGGACTCCTTTGTAGAGAAAAAAGGAATGAAGATCCTGTCAATCTGGTCATCCGGGACTCCACCCGCATAATCATAGAAAATGACCTTTCCCTTCTTATCCTCCGATCTTTCAAGAGCGATTTCTACTCTTCCGCCAGAGGGACCGTAAGCCTCCGCAGAATTTCTGATGATGTTGAGAAAAGCCTGCTTCAACAGCGCTTCATCTGCCGAGATCTCCAAGGGATCAGCATGCAGCTCGATCTGAAGAGGTTTAAATTGCTCATTGTTCTTCAGATCATCCTTGAGATCCATCAGGAGCTTTTTCAGATCCACCCTGGAAAGATTAAGCTTGGCCGGTTTTGCATAGGAGAGAAAATCATCGACGATCCGCTTAGACGATTCAACCTCCTTCAGTATCGCCTTCGCGCTTTCAACGGATTCTTCGATGCTCCTCCCCTTGATGATGAGCTTTGCATTAGCTAGGATGGCGCCGAGAGAATTCCTGAACTCGTGGGCGATCCCCGCAGAGACCACTCCTGCTGCAGCCAGATTCTCCCTCACTCTCCCCCTTTCCTGGAGATTCTGGATCTCCGTGAGGTCAGTCAGTATGCAGAGGGCTCCAATAATCTTGCCGGCCTCCCCCTTGACTGGAGTCACGGCGGCTCCAATATGCCCTCTTTTCCAGTCTCGGCTCATTGACTTCAGCACTTCTCTTGAGAACTTTTTTCCCTCTCCAATCGATTGCTCAATGAGATCGGATAATCCATCTATATGAGCGGTTGCCGAGAGCAAAAGTTTTCCCTTCAATCTTTCAAGGCTGTCATCGAGGATCTTTTCAGCCTCTGGATTCATGGTGATGATCCGGCCATCGCTACCCAGATATATGACGCCACTCACCATTTCCCGTCCCACTTTCTCAACAAAGGCCTCCACGCTGACGTCAAGGGTCTCCACACTCCCGTGAAGCCTGTGAAGAGTTTCCTCCTGTTCCATGATCTTCTCGAGAACCTTCTTGAAAGACTCCTCCACGAGAATTGGCTCATCCGCCCATCCCCATTCTTTCTTTATGGTCTCCGGTATCCTGGAGGCTGCTTCCTCAAGGGCGCGAAATGGTTTCGCCACCCAGCTCCCGAAGAGAATACCGAGTACCAGCAAAATGATGATCACGGCAGCCTGCGAGATGATGAGCACTCTGTAATGCTTCTCCTGGCTTTGAAGGTCGGCATCGTAATAGGCAGATTTGAGGAACCCGAGGATTTTTCGTTCAGGTGAGAGAACTGGCGATAAATAAACGACCCTCCCTGCTTCCGGTGCCAGGTGCACCTCCATCCCCAGTCTGAGGGATTTCGCAGGGACTTCTCCGAGCTTTAGAAAATCTGGATCATCCTCCATCGGCATGAAGTTCTCCGAGCTTACGATGATCTCGCCATCCGAGTTCAGGATGCTACCTGAGAGCAGTCCGCTTTTCGAGACCCACCGCCTCAAATAGGAGGAATATACAGGAGACTCAAGCTTGCCAGGACTGGTGAGGATCTGCGTGGCACCGCTTTCGACAAGGCTCCTGAAAGCCGATGCGCTGATCGCTTTCCCTTTCTCGATAACCGAATTGATGAGGATGTTCCTGGATGAAGAGAGGAGATAGAAGTTCATAATATTGATGATGAGAAGAGTAAAGACGAGGAGGATGAAGAAGATCCTTATCTGATTTTCGTATCTTCTAAGACTCAATCGGGGCATATCGCTTAAGCCAGACCTATCAGAGAGAGGTAGCAGTTCAAAAGTCTCTCACCTGCGAAGAGGAAGATGAGTGAGCCGATGGATATGAAGCATCCAAACGGAAGAGCATGTTTGAAACTCTTCCGGAAGAAGATGATGAGCAGAAGTCCGACGATGGCGCCTGTCAGGCTGGCGATGAAGATGGTGGCAAGGACTCCCTTCAACCCGAGAAAAGCGCCGACCATTGTGATCATCTTGATGTCTCCTCCACCCATCCCTTCTTTCCCCGTCAGTCTCTCATAAATAAATGCGATCAGATAGAAACCAACAAAACCTGTTGCTGCACCCAGGATGGAATTCAGGATACCCAGGTGCTTCAGGAGGGGCGAAAGTCCTATACCTAATATAATCCCCGAAATGGTAATTTCATCTGGAAGGAGCTTTTCTCTGTAATCGATAAAGAAGAGGACGATGAGAGCCAGGGTAAAGGGGAGGTAGGCGATGAATTCGATGGCCAGCCCGAACTCCAGATAGAGGGAGACCGTCGCTACTGCGGCGACGATTTCAACGAAAGGATAGACGGGGGATATTCTGGCACCACAACTGGCGCAGTTGCCGAGGAGCAGAAAGTAGCTCAATACCGGGATGTTCTGATACCAGGGGATCAGGCTTCCGCAGGCTGGACAGAAGGAACGGGGCTTCACGATGGAAAGATGCTTCGGGATCCGGTAGATGCAGACGTTCATGAAACTTCCAAGCGTTGCGCCGAAGGCGATGAGAAATATGATTATGAACCAATCAGGATAATTCATATATTCAAAACATATCGCATTTTTCGATCATCTATTCTTCCATCAAATGGTCCAGATATTCGATCCTAATACGATTCATCGCTTCAGGATGAGCTGTGTCGCCGGCCTTGCAATTCCTTCTTTTCTGTCATAGATATATTCTTTCCCATTCGGATCCAGCGGGATCTCAGGAAGAAACCCCGCCGTAACCAGGTCGCCAAGCCGCGCGGGTCTTCTCCCATGTTTGGATTGAAACTGCCCGATCGCCTCGTTAATCTTCGCGAGATCGATCTCGATTTTCAGATCATGAACATGCATCCAGGCGATGTTTCTCGCGTATTCGTCCTCATGAGAGGTCCTGTAAATCTCGAGCCAGTAGCCATACGCAGTCTCTCTGTTCCCCATTCTCTCGAACATTCCCGCATACATCC is a window encoding:
- a CDS encoding prepilin-type N-terminal cleavage/methylation domain-containing protein: MKKILSRLRMVIRGEKGLTLTEILVATTIFVIAAAVAFVIYNLSRESFKKGEMAADQQQSTRVAFDELCTDLRLAGYNTNPMGSPVLPDEQIEGAWDTTITVRGDYDHEDPSLNSTPESSLAVTFSTITTGNDEIVTYALGKEGWTGGSSIKIYADVADSTRDGTVEEVTIDHVALMQDAPPYVLYKITLNNDYATYGTSSFIVRQPVADNIKSMTFKYYDQNGALMTAPGGSESAKDTRSTIRRIEVDLVGMTQHPDPKWVDPADSDPKTRQYRKFNLTSDIIPRNLGMKGIPDIDLTAPSTPTGVALCQGHCEGMIVKWNANDPNEIVDHYMVKFGTSPGSMDDVRETRNTYIFISNLMTGTLYYFAVAAVDASGNRSQYSSAISAVVKDDVSPTRTVPAAVDSGSATITGHDPSEGLVGRIQLSWNAVSQNADPLACDPGSPTIRDLKGYRIYRSTSSSYTPGPSYLLADENTVLASASPQYTDWNVVNCRNYYYNITAVDKCGNESAPWAAAIQGKASSAIQPAKPTNVNANRIGPDRIRITWTPVTQDTATPPNTIFIDNYKIWKARIPTGSNPWMAEYTYIGNSSTSEYIDTGAEGQSEDWEIYYRVSALDDCPNESDLSDPALSSCPFDGEISIDPPDGSEMATGTYTITVSVSGTDTYTSCNLQIVDQNNQTVYNEDRPGSPPYTFSWTVTIPGNYYVTATVENSSGCIKTKTVTYNVVPTVPCEITASDPVYNPTKGASKYNSIWWKIANSSGKDLEIFKLVVRLAEDRTQKGKKLQKIYYPWVEGLSFDQQPNVVYSSSGDTLPASVSFNNDPRPPLPLGAEYTALNPQKMGLLFDKPLIVGQLKDIVEVVYTFRYHGEPSQGECDLRIEPIPE
- a CDS encoding prepilin-type N-terminal cleavage/methylation domain-containing protein; amino-acid sequence: MKLLSDHRGFNLIEVMIALALLAGVLVSIAGLFTYGARFVKSGREMTEALSIAQDILEELDNLSYHQLYTEFGCSESATSCIADTETNSYAQHWQAGIESKLNDGMATITLEPIGGTASPPTFSSARGIRITVLVEWNENLRHRELELATMRF
- a CDS encoding prepilin-type N-terminal cleavage/methylation domain-containing protein gives rise to the protein MARLKDSKGVTLTEMLAVLAILGIIVLVGFPAMGEWIKRARIRSAADQLTVDLRAARYIAVTNRTTRDFNIQIDPLNYYTYDDANGTQVKIEMPVGVRLVSTTSNPIVFTSNGGVSGGEKTVVLENRIAGDLINRYTVTVNAIGKITVQLEQITS
- a CDS encoding ATP-binding protein, yielding MSLRRYENQIRIFFILLVFTLLIINIMNFYLLSSSRNILINSVIEKGKAISASAFRSLVESGATQILTSPGKLESPVYSSYLRRWVSKSGLLSGSILNSDGEIIVSSENFMPMEDDPDFLKLGEVPAKSLRLGMEVHLAPEAGRVVYLSPVLSPERKILGFLKSAYYDADLQSQEKHYRVLIISQAAVIIILLVLGILFGSWVAKPFRALEEAASRIPETIKKEWGWADEPILVEESFKKVLEKIMEQEETLHRLHGSVETLDVSVEAFVEKVGREMVSGVIYLGSDGRIITMNPEAEKILDDSLERLKGKLLLSATAHIDGLSDLIEQSIGEGKKFSREVLKSMSRDWKRGHIGAAVTPVKGEAGKIIGALCILTDLTEIQNLQERGRVRENLAAAGVVSAGIAHEFRNSLGAILANAKLIIKGRSIEESVESAKAILKEVESSKRIVDDFLSYAKPAKLNLSRVDLKKLLMDLKDDLKNNEQFKPLQIELHADPLEISADEALLKQAFLNIIRNSAEAYGPSGGRVEIALERSEDKKGKVIFYDYAGGVPDDQIDRIFIPFFSTKESGTGLGLAIAQKIIVSHDGIIEVENRKGIGLIFKITFPFLELRAS
- a CDS encoding prepilin peptidase; translation: MNYPDWFIIIFLIAFGATLGSFMNVCIYRIPKHLSIVKPRSFCPACGSLIPWYQNIPVLSYFLLLGNCASCGARISPVYPFVEIVAAVATVSLYLEFGLAIEFIAYLPFTLALIVLFFIDYREKLLPDEITISGIILGIGLSPLLKHLGILNSILGAATGFVGFYLIAFIYERLTGKEGMGGGDIKMITMVGAFLGLKGVLATIFIASLTGAIVGLLLIIFFRKSFKHALPFGCFISIGSLIFLFAGERLLNCYLSLIGLA